The genomic DNA TCACAATCGCCTGTTGCGCTACCTGGCGGTGGGTGTCGCGGTGCTGCGCCTGGTCGACTCCTCCCGCAGCGGCCCGGTGACGCCGGAGCTGACCGCGCTGGCCGATGTCCTCGATGCCGAGGCGTTGCGCGCGTCTCCGCAGATCGAGGTCTTCCGCAATCCGGCCAAGACGCTGGCCGCGCGCATGCAACAGCACGGCGTGGTGTTCGCGGGCGACTCCCCCGCCACCACGGCGCTGGCCGAGCACGCCGCGGAGGTGCTGTTGCAGGCGGCGGGGCGGGTGTCGAGCGCGGCGAGCCTCGCCGAGGTCGTGGCCGCGCAGCCGCGGATCGTGGCGGCGGCCGGACAGGCCGCGCCCGGCTTCGATCCGATGTTCCACGACGAGGAACTCGACGGTCCCGCACCGGTCGAGCGAGTGCGGGTGCTGGTGCTGAGCACCGACCGCGACGAGTCCGCGGCCCGGCGCAGGATCGCGGTGTTCGGCACCGGCGGCCTCGTCGACGCCGACCTGGTGAACGCCGACATCGATCTGCTGCGATCCTCGCTGACCGACCCCGCCGCACCCGCCGCGAACGCCGGTGACGGCGCGCAGGCCACCAGCGGCGACGAGGTGGAGCAACTGGCCGTGCTCGCCCTCCGCATCGAGATGGCCGCCGCCTACTTGCGTCTGATCAACGGGCAGCAGCCGCAGGCTGTGGGCCGCGCGGAATACGCGGGTGGGGACGACTTCGACCCCACCGACCGGTACGACGGGGGACGCTTCTAGTGCACGAACTCGTTGGTGCGCTGCGTTCCTATGCATGGGGCTCACGCACCGCCCTAGCCGAACTGTGCGGCCGGCCGGTGCCCTCCGCCCATCCCGAGGCCGAGCTGTGGTTCGGCGCACACCCGGCCGATCCCGCCTACGTCACCCTCGCCGAGGGCACCACCAAGTCGCTGTTGGATCTCGTCGCGGCCGATCC from Nocardia higoensis includes the following:
- a CDS encoding tobH protein, whose product is MIAGTPVLDLDDADSLEAADSGGALRSAASGGALVRATAAAVGEDVLARLSGLQPRSVVFVCGAGRAARAAGLLIAALGERAGLPIVLTSGLPPWVGPLDVVLVTGDDAGDPRLIEAVDRGLRRGAEVVVAAPDEGPLRMAAAGRALMLPPRVPVLDHNRLLRYLAVGVAVLRLVDSSRSGPVTPELTALADVLDAEALRASPQIEVFRNPAKTLAARMQQHGVVFAGDSPATTALAEHAAEVLLQAAGRVSSAASLAEVVAAQPRIVAAAGQAAPGFDPMFHDEELDGPAPVERVRVLVLSTDRDESAARRRIAVFGTGGLVDADLVNADIDLLRSSLTDPAAPAANAGDGAQATSGDEVEQLAVLALRIEMAAAYLRLINGQQPQAVGRAEYAGGDDFDPTDRYDGGRF